In a genomic window of Pseudomonas putida:
- a CDS encoding methyl-accepting chemotaxis protein yields the protein MTTLQTAAESAHSTSVQNDVCARKGSEVVQQTVQIIQDISKDLNEAALSIDAVSKQSDIIGTIVQTIRGIADQTNLLALNAAIEAARAGEHGRGFAVVADEVRSLAARTSQATVEIVDVVRKNHDLSVSAVTSMQSSLSRTGLGVELANEAGEVILEIQQGSRHVVDAISQFNSTLQLN from the coding sequence ATGACCACCCTGCAAACCGCTGCGGAATCGGCCCACAGCACCTCGGTGCAAAATGACGTTTGCGCCCGCAAGGGCTCCGAGGTGGTGCAGCAGACGGTGCAGATCATCCAGGACATTTCCAAAGACCTGAACGAAGCGGCGCTGAGCATCGATGCGGTGAGCAAACAGTCCGACATCATCGGCACCATCGTGCAGACCATTCGCGGCATCGCCGATCAGACCAACCTGCTGGCGCTCAACGCTGCCATCGAAGCGGCCCGCGCCGGGGAGCACGGCCGAGGCTTCGCGGTGGTGGCCGATGAAGTGCGCAGCCTGGCCGCGCGCACGAGCCAGGCGACGGTGGAAATCGTCGATGTGGTGCGCAAGAACCACGATCTGTCGGTGAGTGCGGTGACGAGCATGCAATCGAGCCTGAGCCGAACCGGGCTCGGGGTGGAGCTGGCTAACGAGGCGGGGGAAGTGATTCTGGAGATTCAACAGGGCTCGCGGCATGTGGTGGATGCGATCAGTCAGTTCAATTCCACGCTGCAACTGAATTAA
- a CDS encoding ABC transporter substrate-binding protein: protein MRSIKTLLGSSLLALSLIAGPASASEKTTPIHFGDLTWESGNLITEILRLIVEKGYGYPTDTLPGSTVSLEAALAKNDIQVIGEEWAGRSPAWVKAASEGKVFGLGDTVKGATEGWWVPEYVIKGDPERGIKPLAPELKSVADLSKYKDVFRDPEDPSRGRFLNSPTGWTSEIVNSQKLKAYGLTQSFVNFRTGSGAALDTEVASSIRRGKPVLFYYWSPTPLLGRFKLVKLEEPPFDADAWKTLADATNPNPRGTRSMPASLAIGVSAPFKAQYPELVTFFEKVDLPIDLLNQTLGQMSEKRQKPREVAEAFLREQPQVWKGWVPGEVAGKVSASL, encoded by the coding sequence ATGAGATCGATCAAAACCCTGCTCGGCAGTTCGCTGCTGGCCCTGAGCCTGATTGCCGGCCCGGCATCGGCAAGCGAAAAAACGACGCCCATCCACTTTGGCGACCTGACCTGGGAAAGCGGCAATCTCATCACCGAGATCCTGCGGCTGATCGTCGAGAAAGGTTACGGCTACCCCACCGATACCTTGCCGGGCAGCACCGTCAGCCTCGAAGCGGCGCTGGCCAAAAATGACATTCAGGTGATTGGCGAAGAGTGGGCCGGGCGCAGTCCGGCATGGGTCAAGGCCGCCTCTGAGGGCAAGGTGTTCGGCCTTGGCGATACGGTCAAGGGCGCGACCGAGGGATGGTGGGTGCCGGAGTACGTGATCAAGGGCGACCCGGAGCGCGGCATCAAGCCGCTGGCGCCGGAGCTCAAATCCGTGGCCGACCTGAGCAAGTACAAGGACGTGTTCCGCGACCCCGAGGATCCGAGCCGCGGGCGCTTCCTCAACAGCCCCACCGGCTGGACCTCGGAAATCGTCAACAGCCAGAAGCTCAAGGCCTACGGCCTGACGCAGAGCTTCGTCAACTTCCGCACCGGTTCCGGCGCGGCGCTGGATACCGAGGTGGCGTCGTCGATTCGTCGCGGCAAGCCGGTGCTGTTCTACTACTGGTCGCCAACGCCGCTGTTGGGGCGCTTCAAACTGGTGAAGCTGGAAGAACCGCCGTTCGACGCCGACGCCTGGAAAACCCTGGCCGACGCCACTAACCCCAATCCGAGGGGTACCCGCTCGATGCCGGCCAGCCTGGCCATCGGCGTGTCCGCACCCTTCAAGGCGCAGTACCCGGAGCTGGTGACGTTCTTCGAGAAGGTCGACCTGCCGATCGATCTGTTGAACCAGACGTTGGGGCAGATGAGCGAAAAGCGGCAGAAGCCGCGGGAAGTCGCCGAAGCGTTTTTGCGTGAACAGCCGCAGGTGTGGAAAGGTTGGGTGCCGGGGGAGGTGGCGGGCAAGGTGAGTGCCAGCCTGTAG
- a CDS encoding sigma-70 family RNA polymerase sigma factor has translation MSGTDFSHRNDVGGLFRAHYPWLCARLRQYLGNACSVEDIAADAFVQLLETPDLTSIREPRALLTTIARRLVFESWRRRDLERRHLDQLQQLDQPTAPSPEELAQLTQALHGLDRTLARLPGKVRATFLLSRVDGLTYPQIAAELGISPRSVSVYMTRSTALCARHSANQWLNNPLQNKRSA, from the coding sequence ATGTCCGGCACCGACTTTTCCCATCGCAATGACGTGGGCGGCTTGTTCCGCGCCCATTACCCCTGGCTGTGCGCCCGCTTGCGCCAATACCTGGGCAACGCTTGCAGCGTCGAAGACATCGCCGCCGATGCCTTCGTGCAGTTGCTCGAAACGCCCGACCTGACATCGATCCGCGAACCGCGCGCCTTGCTCACCACCATCGCCCGACGTCTGGTCTTTGAGTCGTGGCGCCGCCGCGATCTGGAACGCCGGCACCTGGATCAACTGCAACAGCTTGATCAACCCACGGCACCGTCCCCCGAAGAACTGGCGCAACTGACCCAGGCCCTGCACGGCCTCGACCGCACCTTGGCGCGCCTGCCGGGCAAGGTCAGGGCGACCTTTCTGCTGTCGCGGGTCGACGGCCTGACCTACCCGCAGATCGCCGCTGAACTGGGCATTTCCCCGCGTTCGGTCAGCGTCTACATGACCCGTTCCACGGCCCTGTGCGCCCGGCACAGCGCCAATCAATGGCTGAACAACCCACTACAGAACAAGAGGTCCGCATGA
- a CDS encoding phosphate/phosphite/phosphonate ABC transporter substrate-binding protein — protein sequence MTQHLAELLMYVAPEPIRQANERWLALILERLGATRRDAEGLSLMDLWLSPNLLLTQTCGYPLMTALRGKVRVLGRPRYELPDSSAGNHCSLILSRADDPRRTLADFHGSRGVINGEDSNSGMNLLRHRLAPLHRDGRFFAQVGISGSHRESLRWLREDRADLAAIDSVTFAYLAREAAEEVQGLRVVERSALSPTLPYITAASLSDEQAQEIRRVMNETLGDLPEVAQVLGLQEVLAADESDYQIVLDYQLQAQASGYGLLR from the coding sequence ATGACTCAACACCTCGCCGAACTGCTGATGTACGTCGCCCCCGAACCCATTCGCCAGGCCAACGAACGCTGGCTGGCGCTCATCCTCGAGCGACTGGGCGCCACACGCCGCGACGCCGAGGGTTTGTCCCTGATGGACCTCTGGCTGTCACCGAACTTGCTGCTGACGCAAACCTGCGGCTACCCACTGATGACCGCGCTGCGCGGCAAGGTCCGGGTGCTGGGGCGCCCGCGCTATGAACTGCCGGACAGCAGCGCCGGCAACCATTGCAGCCTGATCCTGAGTCGTGCCGATGATCCGCGCAGGACCCTGGCGGACTTTCATGGCAGCCGGGGCGTGATTAACGGCGAGGATTCCAACAGCGGCATGAACCTGTTGCGTCATCGCCTGGCGCCTTTGCATCGGGACGGTCGATTCTTCGCCCAGGTCGGCATCAGCGGCAGCCACCGCGAAAGCCTGCGCTGGTTGCGCGAGGATCGGGCCGATCTGGCGGCCATCGACAGCGTGACCTTCGCCTATCTGGCGCGTGAGGCGGCAGAGGAGGTGCAAGGGTTGCGGGTGGTCGAGCGCAGTGCCTTGAGCCCGACATTGCCGTACATCACCGCTGCAAGTCTGAGCGATGAGCAAGCACAAGAGATTCGGCGGGTGATGAATGAGACGCTGGGAGATCTGCCGGAGGTGGCGCAGGTGCTTGGTTTGCAAGAGGTGTTGGCGGCCGACGAAAGCGACTACCAGATCGTTCTGGATTATCAACTACAGGCGCAAGCGTCGGGTTATGGGCTTTTGCGTTGA
- a CDS encoding fatty acid desaturase, with amino-acid sequence MPHYFDDAHRTEIEALRQRLTARTEWPTWLLLIGVYSAWFAIILNSHKLGLWWSTLLLIPVVVLWLSLQHELLHGHPTRWTALNKVLGYAPFAVWYPYTLYRDSHLLHHRDEDLTLPGRDPESRYLSREQWQGSSLFEQGLHWLNKTVLGRFAIGAPLALLGLAREELQRLKAGDRQAWLMWLSHGALTLLMLLFIARYSVVPVWHYLLLISVPALSIAMIRSYYEHRPHAEPQQRTVLNEAAWPWRWLFLNLNLHLVHHDLPGLPWYDLPRAYRDRREQWLARSGGFLVRGYGQLWRENGVKAIDSPRHPFH; translated from the coding sequence ATGCCCCATTATTTCGATGACGCCCACCGCACAGAAATCGAAGCCCTGCGCCAACGCCTGACCGCCCGCACCGAGTGGCCGACCTGGTTGCTTTTGATTGGCGTCTACAGCGCCTGGTTCGCCATCATTCTGAACAGCCACAAACTGGGCCTGTGGTGGAGCACCCTTTTATTGATTCCCGTGGTGGTGCTCTGGCTGTCGCTACAGCACGAATTGCTGCATGGCCACCCGACCCGCTGGACCGCACTGAACAAAGTCCTCGGCTACGCGCCGTTCGCCGTGTGGTATCCCTACACGCTGTATCGCGACAGTCATCTGCTGCATCACCGTGACGAAGACCTGACCCTCCCCGGTCGCGATCCGGAAAGCCGCTATCTGAGCCGCGAACAATGGCAGGGCAGTTCGCTGTTCGAACAGGGTCTGCACTGGCTGAACAAAACCGTGCTCGGGCGCTTCGCCATCGGTGCACCGCTGGCCTTGCTGGGGCTGGCCCGGGAGGAACTGCAGCGGCTGAAAGCCGGTGATCGTCAGGCGTGGCTGATGTGGCTCAGTCATGGCGCGCTGACCCTGTTGATGCTGCTGTTCATCGCACGCTACAGCGTGGTGCCGGTGTGGCATTACCTGCTGCTGATCAGCGTGCCGGCGCTGTCGATTGCGATGATCCGCTCCTACTATGAACACCGCCCCCACGCCGAGCCCCAGCAGCGCACCGTGCTCAACGAAGCGGCATGGCCCTGGCGCTGGTTGTTCCTCAACCTCAACCTGCATCTGGTGCATCACGATTTGCCGGGGTTGCCCTGGTACGACTTGCCACGTGCCTACCGTGATCGACGCGAGCAGTGGCTGGCGCGCAGTGGCGGGTTTCTGGTGCGGGGGTATGGGCAGTTGTGGCGCGAGAATGGCGTGAAGGCAATCGACAGCCCGCGGCATCCATTTCACTGA
- a CDS encoding GNAT family N-acetyltransferase has product MPDTRYTRLDEPLWPLMNKFYRAHQSSMKAVRDAQLWVARRDEIVAALCLRPVAGGHWLTGLFVDPACREQGVAAALIAEAVKGVELPVWLFCHPDLRGFYERRGFTFNPPMPYAMVERLSRYARSKPMIAMGLAPKT; this is encoded by the coding sequence ATGCCCGATACCCGTTACACCCGGCTCGACGAGCCGCTCTGGCCGTTGATGAACAAGTTCTATCGCGCCCACCAGTCATCGATGAAAGCCGTGCGCGACGCGCAGTTGTGGGTCGCCCGGCGAGACGAGATCGTCGCGGCGCTGTGCCTGCGTCCAGTGGCCGGAGGGCATTGGCTGACCGGGTTGTTCGTCGATCCGGCCTGTCGTGAACAGGGTGTCGCCGCTGCGTTGATCGCTGAGGCGGTGAAGGGAGTCGAGTTGCCGGTGTGGCTGTTCTGCCATCCGGACCTGCGCGGGTTCTATGAGCGGCGCGGCTTCACCTTCAATCCGCCGATGCCTTACGCCATGGTCGAGCGTTTGAGCCGTTATGCGCGCAGCAAACCGATGATTGCCATGGGTCTGGCACCCAAAACCTGA
- the def gene encoding peptide deformylase — MIREILKMGDERLLRIAPPVPAEMFDSPELWQLIDDMFQTMESVGGVGLAAPQIGVDLQLVIFGFEHSERYPDAEAVPQTILINPLITPLSPIMEEGFEGCLSVPGLRGAVDRYQQIRYEGVDPKGEPIVRIASGFHARVVQHECDHLIGRLYPSRITDFSKFGFTEVMFPDLDPNADD, encoded by the coding sequence ATGATCCGTGAAATCCTGAAAATGGGCGACGAGCGCCTGCTGCGCATCGCCCCGCCAGTGCCTGCCGAAATGTTCGACAGCCCTGAGTTGTGGCAACTGATCGATGACATGTTCCAGACCATGGAAAGCGTCGGCGGCGTCGGCCTGGCCGCGCCGCAGATCGGTGTCGACCTGCAACTGGTGATCTTCGGTTTCGAGCACAGCGAGCGCTACCCGGACGCTGAAGCCGTGCCGCAGACAATCCTGATCAACCCTCTGATCACGCCGCTGAGCCCGATCATGGAAGAGGGTTTCGAAGGTTGCCTGTCGGTGCCCGGCCTGCGCGGTGCGGTGGATCGCTATCAGCAGATCCGTTACGAAGGTGTCGACCCCAAGGGTGAGCCGATCGTGCGGATCGCCTCGGGATTCCATGCGCGGGTGGTGCAGCATGAATGCGATCACCTGATCGGCCGTTTGTACCCGTCACGCATTACCGATTTCAGCAAGTTCGGGTTTACCGAGGTGATGTTCCCCGACCTTGACCCCAACGCCGACGACTGA
- a CDS encoding YihY/virulence factor BrkB family protein — translation MIFPDMRGLPLHRVMMRMVTEFVEDEMSTYASALAYQMLFSLFPFILFLIALIGFLHLPDFFTWLRLQSELVLPPQALEQVNPVIDQLQQSKGGLLSVGIVIALWTASAGVRLMMSAMNAAYDVVEGRPAWKRFPLSIIYTVGIAGMLLVAAALMVLGPQVMGWIAEQVGLEYFIVTLWSIARWPAIVILLMVAVALIYYVMPDVKQEFRFITPGSVLAVVVWIIASLGFGLYVKEFANYNAMYGSIGAIIVLLLYFYISAAVLLLGAEMNAVIEHMSREGKDPGEKVPGEHGTDPEGQHEEKHHVSGLGRDHSVKPPTDEVIK, via the coding sequence ATGATTTTCCCGGACATGAGAGGCCTGCCCCTGCACCGTGTGATGATGCGCATGGTCACCGAATTCGTCGAAGACGAGATGTCGACCTATGCCTCGGCGCTGGCCTATCAAATGCTGTTTTCGCTGTTTCCCTTCATCCTGTTCCTGATCGCCCTGATCGGCTTCCTGCATCTACCGGACTTCTTCACCTGGCTGCGCCTGCAATCGGAACTGGTGCTGCCGCCCCAAGCCCTGGAGCAGGTCAACCCCGTCATCGACCAGCTCCAGCAGTCCAAGGGCGGCCTGTTGTCGGTGGGTATCGTGATTGCCCTGTGGACGGCCTCGGCAGGCGTACGGCTGATGATGAGTGCGATGAACGCGGCCTACGACGTGGTCGAGGGACGTCCCGCCTGGAAGCGTTTTCCGCTGTCGATCATCTACACCGTCGGCATCGCCGGCATGCTCTTGGTGGCCGCCGCGCTGATGGTGCTCGGGCCACAGGTGATGGGCTGGATCGCCGAGCAGGTCGGTCTCGAATATTTCATCGTTACCCTATGGTCCATCGCCCGCTGGCCGGCGATCGTGATCCTGCTGATGGTCGCCGTGGCGCTGATCTATTACGTGATGCCCGACGTCAAACAGGAATTTCGCTTCATCACCCCGGGTTCGGTGCTGGCGGTGGTGGTGTGGATCATCGCGTCCCTGGGCTTCGGCCTGTACGTCAAGGAGTTCGCCAACTACAACGCCATGTATGGCAGTATCGGCGCGATCATCGTGCTGCTCTTGTACTTCTACATTTCCGCCGCCGTGCTGCTGCTCGGCGCAGAGATGAATGCGGTGATCGAGCACATGTCCCGCGAGGGCAAGGACCCTGGCGAGAAAGTCCCCGGCGAGCACGGTACTGATCCTGAAGGGCAGCATGAAGAAAAACACCACGTGTCCGGCCTGGGCCGCGATCACTCGGTCAAACCACCCACTGACGAAGTCATCAAATGA
- a CDS encoding CsbD family protein produces the protein MGSTGDKVKGMANEAVGNVKQGVGKATGNDKMRAEGVMQEKKGEAQQAVGKAKDALKKGIDKA, from the coding sequence ATGGGCAGCACGGGCGATAAAGTGAAAGGCATGGCCAACGAAGCGGTCGGCAACGTCAAGCAAGGCGTCGGCAAGGCCACCGGCAACGACAAAATGCGCGCCGAAGGCGTGATGCAGGAAAAGAAAGGCGAGGCCCAGCAAGCGGTCGGCAAAGCCAAGGACGCACTGAAAAAAGGCATCGACAAGGCTTGA